A region of Anguilla anguilla isolate fAngAng1 chromosome 18, fAngAng1.pri, whole genome shotgun sequence DNA encodes the following proteins:
- the pcnx2 gene encoding pecanex-like protein 2 isoform X4 has translation MGSQVVQTLRQGVWASLTGGWYHDPDQNKFNNSCHLYLWMFLLMLPLSLHLALPPTTVALSIYCSAVTIFFILIKMVNYRLHVMFDQGEIVAQSSMSDVSKAGEKKSDASDPCLPASIRKSSTAPDSVAMTMLTRNRPSPVIQVTVKQTETDTGLIGVECMKSDDTKNNEALSGTPYQEKPRENNYVAEDRPAVEDPSAHPVSEGQEEKPQSSRDTADEGLPPSKESDEETSQEVEKLRQDPNNNSLEASQEHEDTASPLQEGQPEETYCSDEIAVVLVDTSGPSTHLDESDTVKIIITMSCDAQTAAELEESVKLSILGSAQMGLERQAGAAGECLIKIPVITFDSPEDDAASEDDPKPDAAETCFPQLPMPDARLSKEQVSSDSATQDCRDVESNDPEFEHPSPQLTNDNSSSGIDVRSHPDETDLPELNMDPEGFLQIPSAPGKYGPGSRTHVRGLSMDSGTDAVLSADRAKDKLRTLTSSKSDLEAKEGQIPNESNFLEFVSLLESISSTRASTGNPPDELTEDGQKASHEGMREEEVEKERQQECMKAPSSLAVTGAANAASDKPIPIVSPDSPQTDKDRDPDYDSLPSQTSQSESSMLQVICRPEATSKEEAYTFHTVHRDRPRKLYAERALNLPLGAELITGNMCDLLSTSSNSECQDGLVGGHSDCPFQRRIIPTHRLRPRRTHPEVFQEEDSIEESSETSTQEKPSRKFYYKLMVFPGKWVNILYDRLTLLALLDRNQEVVENMVAVILAFLVAFLGFMLLNHGCFKDIWVFQFCLVIASCHYSLLKSVQPDAASPTHGHNQMVAYSRAAYFCIFCCLIWVLELILKRQDLPVSTVYGITIVLSDALKFTRDILVGFTYCFPITFLVGLLPQINTFVIYLLEQIDVHFFGGTAATGLSSAIYSITRSLLALSILYGFCFGALKEPWDEQHIPALFSGFCGLLVVLSYHLSRQSSDPTVLMSLIKSKLMPILGDGFKAENDLEEAGDPLPEKLRNSVKEILHSDLVVCTLASVLTFAVTASTVFLSLKPFVTIVLYALAATVGFITHYLIPQLRKHHPWLWISQPVLKSKEYSQFEPRDDAHLMWFERLYVCLLCFEKYVVYPAIVLSALTNDGFSLSHRKKLGIHCDVLLMTVAGMKLLRSSFCNPSFQFVTLIFTVVFFEFDCSKASETFLLDFFLMSIVFHKLWDLLYKLNFIMVYIAPWQISWGSAFHAFAQPFAVPHSAMLLLQTFVTTLFYTPLSPFLGSAIFITSYPRPVKFWERNYNTRRIDNSNSRLVSQIDKDTGCDDNNLNSIFYEYLTRSLQHSLCGDLLLGRWGNYSSGDCFILASDYLNAFVHLIEIGNGLVTFQLRGLEFRGTYCQQREVEAITEGVEEDDACCCCEPGHLPHVLSCNAAFNLRWLAWEVTTTKYLLEGYSISENNAATMLQVYDLRKLLVTFYLKSVMYYLIHSPKLSVWLKESSIQEALQSYSKWHYIERDPAVFSVKIDEDYVHCLQGVTRASFCSVYLEWIQYCASKQDEPLDSDEDSPLVTLCFALSVLGRRSLGTASHNMSNSSLESFLYGFNALFKGDFRIATKDEWVFADVDLLQKVLAPGVRMSLKLHQDHFTCLEETEEPAVLYEAISNYQTSLVICHEGDPAWRKAVLSSQDTLLTLRHMVDDGSDEYKIIMLYKRHLSFKVIKINKECVRGLWAGQQQELVFLRNRNPERGSIQNSKQALRNMINSSCDQPLGYPMYVSPLTTSYMGTHKQLTSILGGPISLENMATWVLSKWRRVRKDNLTSCNSGVNMEDVDCTGASSSLSQNQNSITSQSLSLCPARPRTSQSGRQNAAARREYRSRSVQPQQQRLPVTSQSGPILDSHQGSNSAHGLVQRLSNSQLSFNTSIASIFSQVPRLSTGGPLSSQAQAAGHHRSSQISSSSSTLSLLFGKRSFSSGLVISGLSAAEGGNTTDTQSSSSVNIAIGPSCRSGSRGTQWTSEAYESLDATISNVVTIPKDSAPSGDKDCVQGTDNSQEDSTTSAFHELPEQKTI, from the exons ATGGGCTCTCAGGTGGTCCAAACTCTGCGACAGGGGGTATGGGCATCTCTGACCGGAGGCTGGTACCATGACCCGGACCAGAACAAATTTAATAACTCCTGCCACCTCTACCTATGGATGTTTCTGCTTATGTTACCACTGTCACTACATTTG GCTTTGCCTCCCACCACGGTGGCACTTAGTATCTACTGCAGTGCCGTGACCATCTTCTTCATCCTAATTAAGATGGTGAATTATCGCCTTCACGTGATGTTTGACCAGGGCGAGATTGTGGCCCAGAGCAGCATGTCTGATGTCAGCAAggcaggagagaaaaagagcgaTGCCTCAGACCCATGTCTTCCGGCCAGTATCAG GAAAAGCAGCACAGCCCCTGACAGCGTTGCCATGACGATGTTGACCCGAAACAGACCCAGTCCGGTAATCCAGGTCACAGTGaagcagacagagacagacacagggttAATAGGAGTG GAGTGTATGAAGTCTGATgacacaaaaaacaatgaag CCTTGAGCGGCACCCCCTATCAGGAAAAGCCAAGAGAGAATAATTATGTGGCTGAAGACAGACCAGCTGTAGAGGATCCATCAGCTCACCCTGTGAGCGAGGGGCAGGAAGAGAAGCCGCAGTCCAGCAGGGACACGGCGGACGAGGGCCTGCCTCCCTCCAAAGAGAGCGACGAGGAGACCAGTCAGGAGGTGGAGAAGCTGAGGCAAGACCCTAACAACAACTCCctggaggccagccaggagcaCGAGGACACCGCCTCGCCCCTGCAGGAGGGCCAGCCGGAGGAGACGTACTGCTCGGACGAAATCGCGGTGGTCCTGGTGGACACATCCGGCCCCTCGACCCACCTGGACGAGAGCGACACTGTGAAGATCATTATCACCATGAGCTGTGACGCGCAGACGGCCGCCGAGCTGGAGGAGTCCGTGAAGCTGAGCATCCTGGGTTCTGCTCAGATGGGTCTGGAGAGACAGGCTGGGGCCGCCGGGGAGTGCCTCATCAAAATTCCTGTCATCACCTTCGACTCCCCTGAAGACGATGCGGCAAGCGAAGACGACCCCAAACCCGACGCCGCTGAAACCTGTTTTCCACAGCTGCCCATGCCGGATGCCCGTCTCTCCAAAGAGCAGGTGAGCTCCGACTCGGCCACCCAGGACTGCCGAGATGTCGAGTCCAACGATCCGGAGTTTGAGCACCCGAGCCCGCAGCTGACCAACGACAACAGCTCCTCGGGGATTGATGTCCGTTCGCACCCGGACGAGACCGACCTGCCGGAGCTGAACATGGACCCCGAGGGGTTTCTGCAGATCCCCTCTGCACCGGGGAAGTACGGCCCGGGGTCGAGGACCCACGTGAGGGGCCTGAGCATGGACAGCGGCACAGACGCCGTCCTCAGCGCCGACAGGGCTAAGGACAAGCTGCGTACCCTCACCTCCTCTAAGTCGGACTTGGAAGCGAAGGAGGGCCAGATTCCCAACGAGTCGAACTTCCTGGAGTTTGTTTCTCTGCTGGAGTCCATCAGCAGCACCAGGGCCAGCACGGGGAACCCTCCTGATGAGCTGACAGAGGACGGACAGAAAGCGTCCCATGAAG GtatgagggaggaggaggtggagaaagagaggcagcAGGAGTGCATGAAAGCTCCCTCTAGCCTGGCCGTGACAGGCGCAGCCAATGCAGCGTCAGACAAACCCATCCCCATCGTGTCTCCAGACAG TCCTCAGACAGACAAGGACAGGGACCCGGATTACGACTCCCTGCCTTCCCAGACATCCCAGTCAGAAAGCTCCATGCTCCAGGTCATATGCAGGCCGGAGGCCACTTCCAAAGAGGAGGCATACACCTTCCATACAGTCCACA GAGACAGACCTCGCAAGCTGTACGCCGAGAGAGCTTTAAATTTGCCCCTTGGAGCAGAGCTGATTACAGGCAATATGTG TGACCTTCTGTCTACGTCGTCCAACTCTGAGTGCCAAGATGGGCTGGTAGGGGGGCATTCAGACTGCCCCTTCCAGCGGCGAATAATCCCTACAcacaggctccgcccacggAGAACGCATCCCGAAGTCTTCCAG GAGGAGGACTCAATAGAGGAATCCTCTGAAACGTCTACGCAAGAAAAGCCTTCCAGAAAATTTTACTACAAATTGATGGTTTTTCCTGGGAAGTGGGTGAACATCTTATATGATCGGCTCACTCTGCTGGCATTATTAGACAG AAATCAGGAAGTGGTGGAGAACATGGTGGCTGTGATTCTGGCATTCCTGGTTGCCTTCCTTGGATTCATGCTGTTGAATCATGGATGCTTCAAAGACATTTGGGTGTTCCAGTTCTGTCTGGTCATTGCGAGCTGCCACTACTCCTTGTTAAAg AGCGTTCAGCCCGATGCCGCCTCACCAACTCAT GGGCACAATCAAATGGTGGCCTACAGCCGGGCGGCGTATTTCTGCATATTCTGTTGCCTTATCTGGGTGCTGGAACTGATACTGAAGAGACAAGATCTCCCCGTGTCAACTGTATACGGAATAACTATAGTGCTGTCAGATGCCCTTAAGTTCACAAGAGATATTTTAGTGG GCTTTACATATTGTTTCCCAATTACATTTCTTGTGGGCCTACTCCCCCAAATCAACACCTTTGTGATTTACCTGCTGGAGCAGATCGACGTGCATTTCTTTGGTGGGACAG CTGCCACTGGGCTGAGCTCGGCCATCTATAGCATCACACGGAGTCTGCTGGCGCTGTCCATCCTGTACGGATTCTGCTTCGGTGCTCTCAaa GAGCCGTGGGACGAGCAGCACATCCCGGCCCTGTTCTCCGGTTTCTGCGGGCTCCTGGTGGTCCTGTCCTACCACCTGAGCCGGCAGAGCAGTGACCCTACTGTACTGAT GTCCCTGATAAAGTCCAAACTGATGCCCATTCTGGGAGACGGTTTCAAGGCTGAAAACGACTTGGAGGAGGCGGGTGATCCCCTCCCGGAGAAGCTGAGGAATTCAGTG AAGGAGATTCTGCACTCGGACCTGGTGGTGTGCACGCTAGCCTCAGTGCTAACCTTCGCTGTGACCGCCAgcactgtgttcctgtcccTGAAG CCCTTTGTCACCATAGTGCTGTACGCTCTGGCTGCTACAGTAGGCTTCATCACACACTACCTGATACCTCAGTTACGCAAGCACCACCCCTGGCTCTGGATTTCACAACCTGTGCTAAAGAGCAAGGAGTACTCCCAGTTTGAGCCCAGAG ATGATGCCCACTTGATGTGGTTTGAGCGTCTCTATGTGTGCCTGCTGTGTTTTGAGAAGTATGTGGTGTACCCGGCCATTGTCCTCAGTGCTCTTACCAACGACGGCTTCTCCCTGAGTCACCGCAAGAAGCTGGGCATCCA CTGTGATGTCTTGTTGATGACAGTTGCTGGGATGAAGCTTCTCCGCAGCTCCTTCTGCAATCCCAGCTTCCAGTTTGTCACGCTCATCTTCACCGTCGTTTTCTTCGAGTTTGACTGCAGCAAGGCCTCCGAGACCTTCCTGCTGGACTTCTTCCTCATGTCTATCGTCTTCCATAAG CTGTGGGATCTTCTGTACAAGCTGAACTTTATCATGGTGTACATCGCCCCCTGGCAGATTTCCTGGGGCAGTGCGTTTCACGCCTTTGCTCAGCCCTTCGCTGTACCTC ACTCTGCCATGTTGCTTCTGCAGACCTTTGTCACCACCCTGTTCTACACCCCTCTCAGCCCCTTCCTGGGCAGCGCCATCTTTATCACCTCCTACCCCCGGCCTGTCAAATTCTGGGAGAGGAATTACAA CACCAGGCGCATTGACAACTCCAACAGCAGGCTCGTGTCTCAGATTGACAAGGATACAG GGTGTGATGACAACAACCTGAACTCCATCTTCTATGAGTACCTGACGCGCTCGCTCCAGCACTCTCTGTGCGGGGACCTGCTCCTGGGCCGCTGGGGCAACTACAGCTCCGGGGACTGCTTCATCCTGGCCTCCGACTACCTCAACGCCTTCGTGCACCTCATCGAGATCGGGAACGGCCTCGTCACCTTCCAGCTCCGGGGCCTGGAGTTCAGAG GCACGTACTGCCagcagagggaggtggaggccatcacggagggggtggaggaggacgacgcctgctgctgctgcgagCCGGGCCACCTGCCCCACGTCCTGTCCTGCAATGCGGCCTTCAACCTGCGCTGGCTGGCCTGGGAGGTCACCACCACCAAGTACCTGCTGGAGGGCTACAGCATCAGCGAGAACAACGCCGCCACCATGCTGCAGGTGTACGACCTGCGCAAGCTCCTCGTTACCTTCTACCTGAAG AGCGTCATGTACTACCTGATCCACTCGCCCAAACTCTCCGTGTGGCTCAAAGAGTCCTCCATTCAGGAGGCGCTGCAGTCCTACAGCAAGTGGCACTACATTGAGCGGGACCCGGCCGTGTTCAGCGTCAAGATCGACGAGGACTACGTGCACTGCCTGCAGGGGGTCACCAGGGCCAGCTTCTGCAGCGTGTACCTGGAGTGGATCCAGTACTGCGCCAGCAAACAGGACGAG CCCCTGGACAGCGATGAGGACTCCCCCTTGGTCACTCTCTGCTTTGCGCTGTCGGTTCTTGGCAGAAGATCCTTGGGGACAGCTTCTCACAACATGTCGAACAG CAGCTTGGAGTCCTTCCTGTACGGCTTTAATGCACTGTTCAAAGGGGACTTCCGCATTGCCACCAAGGACGAGTGGGTGTTCGCTGACGTGGATCTGCTTCAGAAGGTGCTGGCCCCAGGTGTGAGGATGAGCCTGAAACTGCACCAG GATCACTTCACCTGTctggaggagacagaggagccTGCTGTTCTGTATGAGGCCATCAGCAACTACCAGACCAGCCTGGTGATCTGCCACGAGGGCGACCCCGCCTGGCGAAAAGCGGTACTGTCCAGCCAGGACACGCTGCTCACCTTGCGCCACATGGTGGACGACGGCTCGGACGAGTACAAGATCATAATGCTCTACAAGCGGCACCTCAGCTTCAAGGTCATCAAG ATCAATAAGGAGTGTGTGCGGGGCCTGTGGGCGGGGCAACAGCAGGAACTGGTCTTCCTGCGGAACCGCAACCCAGAGCGCGGAAGCATCCAGAACTCTAAGCAGGCCCTGCGCAACATGATCAACTCGTCCTGCGACCAGCCGCTGGGGTACCCCATGTATGTGTCCCCGCTCACCACGTCCTACATGGGCACCCACAAGCAGCTGACAAGCATTCTGGGAGGCCCCATCAGCCTGGAGAACATGGCCACCTGGGTGCTGTCCAAGTGGAGGCG GGTGCGGAAGGACAATCTGACCAGCTGTAACAGTGGGGTCAACATGGAGGATGTGGACTGTACAGgcgcctcttcctctctcagccAGAACCAAAACTCCATCACGTCCCAGAGCCTGAGTCTCTGCCCGGCCCGGCCCAGAACCTCACAGAGCGGCAGGCAGAATGCAGCAG CGCGCAGAGAGTACAGGAGCCGGTCCGTTCAGCCTCAGCAGCAGCGGCTTCCTGTCACCAGCCAGTCTGGGCCAATCCTGGACAGCCACCAGGGGTCTAACTCTGCTCACGGCCTGGTCCAGCGCCTCTCCAACAGCCAGCTGTCCTTCAACACCTCCATCGCCTCCATCTTCTCGCAGGTCCCCCGCCTCTCCACCGGGGGGCCCCTGAGCTCACAGGCGCAGGCAGCCGGCCATCACCGCTCCAGCCAGAtatcctcctccagctccaccctcAGCCTGCTCTTCGGCAAGAGGAGCTTCTCCAGCGGCCTGGTCATCTCGGGGCTGTCGGCGGCCGAGGGGGGGAACACCACCGATACCCAGTCTTCCAGCAGTGTCAACATCGCTATTGGCCCTTCCTGCAGGTCTGGGAGCAGGGGGACACAG TGGACCTCAGAGGCCTATGAAAGCCTGGATGCCACCATCTCCAATGTGGTGACTATACCCAAagacagcgccccctctggtgaTAAAGACTGTGTCCAGGGGACAGACAACAGCCAAGAGGATTCCACCACCTCAGCCTTCCACGAACTGCCAGAACAAAAGACTATATGA